In Pangasianodon hypophthalmus isolate fPanHyp1 chromosome 13, fPanHyp1.pri, whole genome shotgun sequence, the genomic window TCACCAtcattcacacaaacatttgGTGGTCCTGGGCCTGCCGTGGATGGAGCTACACAATCCCGAAATATCCTGGTCAGATAAACAACTCACCCACTGGTTTCACTTGTAGGAGATTGTAAGCGAACaggcaagaaagaaaaacaagaacatcATAAAACAATGAAGCCCCACTCACAGACTTTGTGGAGTGAATTACCGCCTATTATTGCCTAACTTCAGCTATCCTGTGAACAACAAAGCAAACATTAGAACATCACTGACCAGAATATGAACCatctcagccaagaggaacccTGTCAAACCTTTTGATTTAGGCCATTGGCCAACACTGGAAGGCTGGTCAACAGGATGACACCCAAGGACCCTAAGCCATAAATCTGATAACCAAAAGGGGGGGTGACTCACCCAGGGAGGCCTCAAGAATGAATCGATGCAGGCTAGCTTtctggaatgagacctttgttctttCCCCCAGGAATACAATTATCACCATGATCTCACCACCAGTCGCACATTCTatagaacccagctttaacagactgcataagATTACTTTACGTCTCCTGGAAGAACAAGGAcctttaaaatttaatatactATAGTTTGAAAACTTGTTGCCTTTTTAATGTCATGCCTTATATGTATCATGTCTGTAGCCACTAGGTCATTATGATGCTCTTGATCATTTAACAGATTTTatagtgttaatgagtgtatcaATAACTGCATGTATGTGATGTTTGGTATATGTGTGAACGTTGTGTAATCTCCTAAGAGTTGGGATAAAGTAAATTGGAGTACAATGTGTTACATCCATGTTACAGAATTCATAACCAAACTAACTTTTTTCTAACTTTACCTTGTGAAAACTTAGaaaaagcacataactcagagaccagtgagttagtgtcagaggaggagaatgcagtttacaccctgccccaagattcTGCTGACTGGAGCAagcactttggggtcagcccagctggaaagggttaaaaacccctgacacaaaggaaactctctCATCTACCAACATCTCCACAAGAAGTTGGgatatactaatatatactaATTTCAACTTATTGCTGGACAAATAGTtgttcagctattaaaatattaagtttgcaAAATCTCATACATATTTTGCTGGAGAATGTGggcagcttaacctaaacagctaatttcttACACAATACTGCCTGAATCACGGTTTCCAAACACCTGAGCTCACCATAGCATCCACCACCATAGAAAGCCCTGAGAACCACACCTTGTTTACAGTTCCCCCCGGGAAACCAAGGGAGGAACTGTAGGGAACAGCAATAAGTTGAAATTAGTAAGACCAGCAGGCTACCCCTACATCATCCTTACGATTGCACCACAGAGCTGCTACCTGGAACCACTTCCCCTCACAGCCAAGTTTACCCCCTGTCCAAGGCCAAGCAGCAGACAATCACATCCCCCACATCAGCTGGGTCTTTCGTGTGAAACCACAGTTGAAACCACATGAAAGAATGTGCTTTCTGAAAACACATCTGGTGTTCTGTTAGTCTATTCCCCCTCATTCAAGACTTATGTCCGCCAGGTTCTCCAGTGCCTCCTGCAACACCAGCTGTACGTGAAGGGGGAGAAAAGTGTGAATTCCACCAACGCATCATTTCGTTCCTGGGCTATGTGATCAGCCCCGATGAttaagcaaaattaaaaattaaactaaaagtATATTCCACAGTAAGTtatatattacaattttattttatttatttgtgttatcAACTATCCAAATTTATCTGCAAATGCTTGATCAAAAAAttagaataatatattttttagcaTATTTAACTACATAAATTGTAAGTATATTTACAAGTTTCATAACATTTTGAATATAATTAAGGGTGTTTTAGTAAATTAGGTCTTAAGAGTACATGTGTGATGCACGGCTAACTGCACACAGCTTGTGGGGAGATGGGTTCAATGTAAGGCCCACAGCTGGAGTGAGGTCCAGCTGATCCTCCGACACCCCTGGTGGAGGAGTGAAACAGAAGTGCTGCATTAAGGAGGTAAAGAAGAGGAAGAGCTCCATCCTGGCCAGACTCTCTCCCAGACACACCCTGCGCCCTGAACACAGAGAAGAAGCTTTGAAACCAACTGAATTATAGAGTAACACATTCAccagaaaaaaagcatttcaaacTACCTGCAGAAAAAGGCATGAAGGCATCTTTCTTAATAAATCTGCCTTGCTCATCAAGGAAATGTGCTGGATTAAAGGTATGTGGGGTCTCCCATTGACTCTCATCCCTCAACACAGATGTCaggagaggaaacacacaggtACCCTGCAGAGAACAAAAGCTTTACAtgtctatctatatataattatagaaaGGTGACTAATGTTATAGATCTGAAGTTTTAGCCCTAATTAAATTTTGCTAAAAGATAACACTATGGCCTACATTAAcaatattattaacaataatttaTACTTAAAACCACAGATTAACCTTCTTGATGAAGAAGCCTTGGAATTTAACATCACAACTAGTGGTGTGGGGGAGACTCATGGGTACTATGTTAGCTAGTCTCTGAGTTTCATGGATCACTGCATCTGTGTAAGGCAAATTCTTTCTGTCCTCCACCAGTGGCTGACGACCTCCAATGACTCTGTCAATCTCTTCCTGGACGTGGTCTAAAACCAAGAAAATCCATAGACTTAACTTTACAGGAAAACAGAGTCATTTAAAACTGTCACTacatataaacagaaacaaaagttGTGCACCAAAATCATGTCAAGCATTCTGCTGTGGGACAATGTTTGCAAGTTTAAACATTTGCTACTGCACGTGAACTCTTACCCTGAACCTGAGGATACTTGGCCATTAACAGAAGGCACCACCGCAGTGTTGTGCTAGTCGTGTCAGTACCAGCAGCAAACAGGTTGGAAACTGTTATAATGAGATTCTGTTCATGAAACAAAGTGTCTTTATCTCCAACTGTCTgtccaacaaaaacaacatatgTAACCATTAGCCAGTGTGGCAGTCATTAAATTTTATCTTATTAGAGCACACTCTTTACTGATCAACACAATGTTCTATGCAGCAATGCCACCTGGATCTAAAATACAGTAGGTTTCATTTAGTCTGTTTTGTCACACATACTTATACCactgcactactactactactagagCAAAGACGAGAGTGatattctttcctttttttaaaatatttaatttatattcttGGGGTGCATGCATACAGTGCCAAACACTACTGTTTTTaagcaaaaatatgcttttggaaatcagaaacacaacacTTAAAAATTCTTCCTTGTGTTGAGGTCTGGAGAAGCCAACAATATGGTTATCACTTTCTGCCCATAAAATTTTTTACATATTCAAAAATACCTCTAAATTCTTTTTGCGTATAAGAAAAGAGTCAATCAAGCCTCTGGTTTCCTCAGGACTTAGTGTCTCCTCCAAATCTTCCACAAGCTCCTTTATTTGCTTTAGGTTTTGCTCACGGTTTTTCATCATGAGCTTATAGTCCTTTAGCCAGCATCCAAGCCAGGGAAACATATTATATATCTACAAGTAGATACAAATACATACCTTCATATTCAGAACTACTTTATGCCTCCAACATTAACCATATTATATAGGATCACAGTACACATATATGCTTCtggcatatttttaaaaaaaaatctgtgctaTGACTTGACTTTTATAATGTTGATTGTTAAGATGAGCACAGTACCTGAATAGAAGGTGAGCCACTAATCTTGATGTTCTCGTTGGTCCGGTTAACCATTTCTTTGAACTGAGGGTCACTGTATTGAAACCTGCATCCATACACAATGGCTGAGATGACATTGGAGGTGGCATAATTTAATGGCTGTGAAGTATCAAATGGTTTCCCTGTAAAGTAGTAAGCAACAATTAATAGTCCAAACATTCCCTTTGTAGAAATGCTATTTAAACTTATATTATGTACACATTCTCTATAAAAATGTTAAGGGAAAATGTAAGTAAAGTTTCTAAACTAAACTTAAATTTACTAATAGTTACTACCGCGATACAATtgtctttaacaaaaaaaaaaaaaaaaagtgtccctTTTTCATCAAAGTTGCATAAAAAACAGAATTGAGTGTAAAGCGTGACATACAAACAGAAAGGGGAGAATATAAAATTTCAGGGATGATGAGTTAGAAGTGCTTTATATCTGAGGCTGCTAAAAATGTTCTTTTGGTATCTTTGAAAATGACATAAAGGTGCATACAAAATGAAAacctgaaatgaaataaaaacgttttgtctttgttttgttttttttaaacaaaggaaAGTGTGGTCcaatagttttgtttttagcaattctttgtttttcctgAAGTTAATGGTATCATATAGGAGTATATAAACAATTATGAGAGTGTTTAAGGCCAAAATCCATTACAAATTTGCAATGGTTTCCAACCTTGCCAGTGGGTAGTTACGTAAACTGTACTTATACTTATATTGTACTTACATGTTAGAATTTGAATAGGTCAGATTTAACAGAAGTCTGTTTACTTAAAGCTTTTGATATAAATATAtggtcaggtccataaatatttgggcAATGACAAATTTGTTGTTATTTGAGCTGTCtactacagtatattggagGTGAAATTAcatgttaatttaattaattaaagaagttttttcttctgtcatccaccacagtttcCATGGTCTtctgggccttttggtgttcctgagctcaccagtgggttctttctttttaagaatgtatcaAGTAGCTGATTTGGCCACGCTTAAGATTTTTGCTATCTCTTTGAtaggtttgttttgattttcatcctaatgatggtTTGCTTCACTGACAGTGACAGCTCTTTAGAcatcatattgagagttaacagcaacagattctaaatgcaaatgccacaatcaactctagaccttttatctgcttacttgtaagtgaaataattgaCCATGGAACAGATGCGCAGccaactgtccaattacttttggtccactaaaaagtgctgtaattccttgATTGTTCACCCAATTTGaatgtaaaaattaaatctgtaagttcattgtttaatttcaactccaatatactgtggtagacagctaaaactACAATgtctttgtcaatgtccaaatatttccattctgaacaaataaacaaaactttattttatacaaataaaacactgcatcCAGATCAGCTTTTCATGAAGTCATTTGTTACAAATGCACCTATTACTGAATTGTAGGACTAATGAGCTGACAATGATCCACGTCTTGTTATTACTGGTAAGGATACTCACATTGATTTTGCTGCAAATCatggatttatttacacacGCACAGGTTTGAATTTCATTTTACAGATAATCCAAAGATAAAACCTGATGAATAAGAAAAACAGcaactttgatgaataatgGCTATAATGCTGATAAAACTAAAACACACTGTCTTTGATTATACGGTCTAAAATAGTTACATATTAATTCTGTATTTGCTGTTGTTAATTCAATACAATTTTAATATACATGAAATCTTTCTTTTGACCTTTATGCAGCAATAGGAGCATTCCTCGACAGTGAATAATGAAATTCTAGGCTTAATTACTTAaagaaaatagtaataaaaaagtgaaatagtGACTACATTTTGACTGTAtattaatgtcattttattgtaaTAAGATTTTACCCCGAAATTCTTCAAACACTTCCCTCAAATAGTTTGTTTCTTCAATGATTTTCTCCTCACTCCTTTTTTTGCCCATCCCAAAGTCTCGAAGGTTGCTGAGGGAAAATCGCCTCATTTCTTTCCAGTTTTCACCATTGCTAAACAGAATTCCTGAAGTTGAAAGAGaagttaataaacagaaaacctgAAAGCTCTTCTAATGGTAAATATCCTGataaatcagaaatgagaaCCAGAATGAGTGTTCATATACTCGATACTGGAATGATAATCAGCATTCGCCCACCTCCTCTGCAATTAAATGGGAAACTTTGAAGGCCACCTCAAGAGGCCATCTTACTGTCTATGCATCATTACAGGTAAAAATACAGGCACAAAAAGGCTGAGGTTATTCATTTAGAACAACAAAGTAATCATAACCAACTCAAACTAATTGGaacttattaacaaatacaaaataaatactgcatttaaaacacataaatcatacaaaaaatatattccttagaaaacaaaaatatgaatttgGAATATCTCTTAGAATATCAGTAGAAATCAATGCAAAATGAAAGATAAATTAAGGCAATAAAACTGTTATTTGGTGCCATTACATATGACcttcttttgttttataaaaatctTTATGAATATGTTATTAATCACTTTACACCTCTAAATGTTCTGGTTCGGATGATGACATATCGTCTTATTTGGCAGAGGTCTCCCTACCGACTATTTCAGAGGTGGATCACAATATTTTGAATGCCTCTTTTACCCATGATGAGGTGTGGGAGGCTATTAAATCAATGTCTTCTGGTTAATCACCAGGCCACGATGGATACTGAACTTTAAAAAGCATTCTGGCCTGAACTAAGTCCCATATTGATGCCTGTTATCAATGATGtgtcaaaataaaacataattcatGAGACATGAAAAATGGCTTCTGTCAACTTGGTtttaagaaaggaataaaatccACTGGATTGTTCTTCATACTGGTGATCGGTTTACTCACTGTAGATTTTAAGATTATTGTGAAAACACTGACCTATAAATATTTGGGCATTGAcaaagttactgttattttaGCTATCTACCAAAGTATATTGGAGGTgaaattatgtttaaatgtatttaatttaaggatatttatttaatgaattaatttaaaggTATCGGGTAAACAGTGTAGAGCACTTTTATGAGTAATTCAACAAACTAACACATTATATATCCATAGATTTCACATTGTTATTGTAACCCTGTAAACCTAAGGTTAGGGTTATTTACCCTACCTTTACTGCAATacttttactttacttacttttaCATTACTAAATTAGAtatagtattattttaattatctaTTTACTCTATTTTTACTActgcttattattaatttatttttaatattttgtactgTTTACTTTTGTACTGTTATTTTCGTCCTTCACTactataatttatttcattattatttgcctattttattattgactatattttctttctttatttctatttttacttCACACTTTAGGCAcattgagctgcattttaaaatatctaaatGGTGCTGTCTAAATagttatttgtaataataaaaacctctaGGACTACTGCTACATTATAGCTACATAGGCGTCCACATCACAAGTTTGTTTTCACAAAGATGATCAATGAATCAGTGTTTCAGAGATAAGTGGTGCTTTACACAATACGGAGGAGTAACTGACAGAACCCACACTGCATTTGTTGCTTCATTAGACAGCAATTTATTACAATCATTTATAAGAGAGTTTATTCAGTCCTATTGCAAGGTGCATGGTACTAGagatgtttacagtgttttgaGTGGTGCATGTGCCTATAATGTTGCACAAATTAAGTCTATGTGAGTATGCATACAATTTGCACACTGCTACCCTGCTATAAACACTTGTCAGAACCACCTTGTAgctccatatatggactcaaagacacacccctaaaacatttctaagtAGACATAGTATAGTGATTGTATTCaaagtttttctttctgaaatatcttgttatatgttaaaaatgtatatgtctaatttattttagttagctggctaaaattagcagtgaagattatgaacatttatgaacaaATTCTCAGAAATTCTGTCAGGTTACCTCATGTTAGCCATCTAATGTTAACAgtaaatattttgaacatttatgAGTAGGTTATGACCTAAAGATCTTTTAGGTCAAAGAAATCTCATCATGTAGGCTAGCTAATTTAAGCAGTTATCTGAAGTATGCTAAAGCATAGAATAGCAAGAATAGAATGTTAGCAGTAAAATTTGTAAGGTTAGtgaatgctagctagctggctaatgtaATCATTATAATctgtaaaaattattaaaatcatcTCGATTAGCAAACATTAGTGAACTAGTTATCTATGAAATTAACTGTGAAAATTTAATAGTATACGTATGTAAATAACTACTTGAAAACGCCTATAcaatcatgggaaaaagaaagtacgctctcctttaattctgtttttatttatcagagtctaaataacaattgtgtggtcctcaccaacttctttaaataaacaaataaataacctcaggtgacaaaaaaaagcagatttcaatatgtagtcattttctaGATAGAAACctggtgggggaaaaaatcacaatCATTAAAAGAGTAATTAGTAgtcaggtgttactaatgaaatgcacaggAGTAGTTGATCATCAAGAattgtgactacctctataaaaacagaactttttgcagtttggtgttctgaaGCAGTCAGGTATGTGtgtacatcatgccaagaaagGACATTAGCCATGATCTCAGAGAAGCAGCTGTTGCTGCTTATCAATTTGAGAAAGGTTATAAGGCCATATCCAAACAATTTgtaattcaccattctacagtgagaaggactatttacaaatggagaaccttcaagacagttgccaatcttcccaagAGTGAGgatcccagcaaattcagtccatggtcagaccatttaatgctcagagatacaaacaaaaacccaagagctacatcatgtgacctacaggcctctgaaaacacattaaatgtgtttgcaCTATTTAGACACATTAAATTAA contains:
- the LOC113528039 gene encoding cytochrome P450 2K1 produces the protein MAFWEELLLQPTSTGILLGLVMMFLLIVYLRSSDASSQEENKEPPGPKPLPILGNMLQLNLKRPYLTLCEMSKKYGSIFTVYLGLKKVVVLAGYQTVKQALVNYAEEFGNRDITPIFFDMSEGYGILFSNGENWKEMRRFSLSNLRDFGMGKKRSEEKIIEETNYLREVFEEFRGKPFDTSQPLNYATSNVISAIVYGCRFQYSDPQFKEMVNRTNENIKISGSPSIQIYNMFPWLGCWLKDYKLMMKNREQNLKQIKELVEDLEETLSPEETRGLIDSFLIRKKNLETVGDKDTLFHEQNLIITVSNLFAAGTDTTSTTLRWCLLLMAKYPQVQDHVQEEIDRVIGGRQPLVEDRKNLPYTDAVIHETQRLANIVPMSLPHTTSCDVKFQGFFIKKGTCVFPLLTSVLRDESQWETPHTFNPAHFLDEQGRFIKKDAFMPFSAGRRVCLGESLARMELFLFFTSLMQHFCFTPPPGVSEDQLDLTPAVGLTLNPSPHKLCAVSRASHMYS